The Candidatus Hydrogenedentota bacterium genome includes a window with the following:
- a CDS encoding UDPGP type 1 family protein encodes MMDTLETQLRERAAAYGQDHIFRFWDQLTESARTAFLNQIAGVDFQLLKRLSEAWIHTEKAEEHFNSILPIQLIPPVDESDGDARAALDAGEEFLRQGRVGVFVVAGGQGTRLGFPGPKGSYPVGPISKHSLFQYQAEKINKLQERYQVILPWYLMVSDSNHEATRAFFETHNFWGLKRENVFFLPQRMIPCLDPQGKLILESPGRLATSPNGHGGAIEALVDGGAVEDARKRGVELFTYSQVDNWAAKMVDPYFIGYHVLRNASMSSKCHRRNNEREAVGVHCICDGEYRVIEYSELDHYPQLLAVEESGAPVFSPGNPAIHGLSVAFVEELYRHFDVFPWHKAFKKIPCINETGEKVQPDTPNGYKFETFIFDALRFIRHPPVSLEIERIGEYTPIKQFEGINSVVAARQSMSDYWAPWFEAAGCVVPRDEQGHCAVSLEVSPAFALSRDEFAEKMCGSMAELRAGIAIHADGTQSVEKQPAPCPEDSTL; translated from the coding sequence ATGATGGATACGCTTGAAACACAATTGCGCGAACGGGCGGCAGCCTATGGACAAGACCATATTTTTAGGTTTTGGGATCAGCTCACCGAGAGCGCAAGAACCGCTTTTTTAAATCAAATAGCCGGTGTGGATTTTCAGCTCCTAAAACGTTTGTCCGAAGCGTGGATACACACTGAAAAGGCGGAAGAACATTTTAATTCGATTCTCCCCATACAGCTCATACCTCCTGTTGACGAAAGCGATGGAGACGCACGCGCCGCTTTGGATGCGGGCGAAGAATTTTTACGCCAAGGGCGTGTAGGTGTTTTTGTGGTGGCGGGAGGGCAAGGCACACGGCTCGGATTTCCCGGACCGAAAGGAAGCTATCCTGTCGGGCCCATTTCAAAACATTCGCTATTCCAATATCAAGCGGAAAAAATCAATAAACTGCAAGAGCGCTATCAAGTGATCTTACCTTGGTATCTCATGGTCAGTGATTCCAACCATGAAGCTACCCGCGCGTTTTTCGAGACCCACAATTTTTGGGGATTGAAGCGCGAGAATGTTTTCTTCCTGCCCCAACGTATGATCCCCTGTCTGGATCCACAAGGGAAACTGATTCTTGAAAGTCCCGGACGCCTAGCGACCAGTCCCAATGGACACGGAGGGGCTATTGAAGCCTTGGTAGACGGCGGCGCAGTTGAGGACGCCCGTAAACGTGGCGTAGAATTGTTCACCTATTCTCAAGTGGACAATTGGGCCGCCAAAATGGTAGATCCTTATTTTATCGGCTACCATGTCTTGCGCAACGCCTCCATGTCCTCAAAATGTCATCGTCGCAATAACGAGCGCGAGGCCGTGGGGGTGCATTGTATTTGCGATGGAGAATACCGCGTTATTGAATACAGCGAGTTGGACCATTATCCCCAATTATTGGCTGTGGAAGAATCGGGAGCTCCTGTTTTTAGTCCGGGCAATCCTGCCATTCACGGCCTGTCTGTTGCCTTTGTGGAAGAGCTCTACCGCCATTTCGATGTTTTTCCATGGCACAAAGCCTTTAAAAAGATTCCCTGTATCAATGAGACAGGCGAAAAAGTGCAACCCGACACACCCAACGGTTATAAGTTTGAGACCTTCATTTTTGATGCCCTGCGCTTTATCAGACATCCGCCCGTATCGTTGGAAATAGAGCGCATCGGTGAATATACACCCATCAAGCAATTTGAAGGTATCAATAGCGTTGTCGCGGCACGTCAATCCATGTCGGATTATTGGGCGCCTTGGTTTGAAGCTGCAGGATGCGTCGTGCCCAGAGATGAGCAAGGGCATTGCGCGGTCTCGCTGGAAGTAAGTCCGGCCTTTGCGCTCAGCCGCGATGAATTCGCTGAAAAAATGTGCGGTTCTATGGCCGAGCTCCGCGCCGGCATCGCGATCCATGCTGACGGTACCCAAAGTGTCGAAAAGCAGCCCGCTCCTTGTCCGGAAGACAGTACCCTCTAA